The following are encoded together in the Salvia hispanica cultivar TCC Black 2014 chromosome 6, UniMelb_Shisp_WGS_1.0, whole genome shotgun sequence genome:
- the LOC125196896 gene encoding (+)-cis,cis-nepetalactol synthase NEPS3-like, whose protein sequence is MSNNLMKKKLQGKVAIVTGGASGIGETTARVLADHRARAVVIADIQSEKGRAVAESIGLQRCSYVQCDVADEEQVAAMVEWTATTHGGLDVMFSNAGTVSSLPQTILDLDFSEYERVMRVNARGMAVCVKQATRKMVELGTGGAIICTASAAAEKATVDLTDYVMSKRAVLGLMRSASLQLGKHGIRVNSVSLGAVLTPLAARQGIETAADVEKYLGPYTSLKGATLTAENVADAVAFLASDEAALVTGVDLAVDGGMVAMPFLESN, encoded by the coding sequence ATGTCAAACAATTTGATGAAGAAAAAGCTTCAAGGCAAAGTAGCAATTGTAACCGGCGGCGCCAGCGGCATCGGCGAGACCACCGCCCGCGTCCTGGCTGATCACAGGGCGCGTGCGGTGGTGATTGCCGATATCCAATCTGAAAAGGGCCGCGCTGTGGCCGAATCCATCGGCCTGCAGCGCTGCAGCTACGTCCAGTGCGACGTGGCGGACGAGGAACAAGTCGCGGCCATGGTCGAATGGACGGCGACGACCCACGGTGGCCTCGACGTAATGTTCAGCAACGCCGGCACCGTGAGCAGCCTCCCTCAGACCATCCTGGACTTGGATTTTTCGGAATACGAGCGCGTGATGCGCGTGAACGCGCGTGGGATGGCGGTGTGCGTGAAGCAGGCGACGCGTAAGATGGTGGAATTGGGAACCGGAGGAGCTATCATCTGCACGGCGAGTGCAGCGGCTGAGAAGGCGACGGTGGACTTGACTGACTATGTGATGTCGAAGCGGGCGGTGCTGGGGCTGATGCGGTCGGCGAGCTTGCAGCTCGGGAAGCACGGGATTCGGGTGAACAGCGTGTCGTTGGGGGCGGTGCTCACGCCGCTTGCGGCTAGGCAGGGGATTGAGACGGCCGCGGATGTGGAGAAGTATCTTGGGCCCTACACGAGCTTGAAAGGGGCAACGCTCACGGCGGAGAATGTGGCGGATGCGGTGGCGTTTCTGGCTTCGGATGAGGCAGCGTTAGTTACCGGAGTTGATTTGGCGGTGGATGGTGGCATGGTTGCCATGCCATTCCTCGAATCAAATTAA